One Triticum dicoccoides isolate Atlit2015 ecotype Zavitan chromosome 5B, WEW_v2.0, whole genome shotgun sequence genomic window carries:
- the LOC119310496 gene encoding L-type lectin-domain containing receptor kinase IX.2-like, which produces MALDQPKQLVSCFLLLLTMVSLSQAKAQQCKSPDSDQDRRTNYTMDNAFEFHLIDKASGRVISFARNSFSNSNVSNTVDLSFLRDLFVSDSYVNNTVALSTFGLWRPLSRVRYELLGSFSVTIVYQPLPDQSLSGLAFLIIPFSDRTDLVYGANSSLAKQLVASDVGSLHLLKPTSGSAPVSGSSVSASARIGALANLTARRYDSSVMVVDINIDQVAAAMSSYSVWIDYDRVGRSLSVYVDFAGKPKPNKTIVETQNISNLDSPFFYFGLLSTTQQRLRAGDITWSATVDDLPPPVYYPNKGGFLTKKVTILFSVFGSVAAAAAMAAAVACYLNSMYRQWHKDLVQLAKSMERLPGVPTKVDFADINKATRNFHDDMKLGGGGFGTVYRCTLPPAASKMERQMDVAIKRFTRDVQNRRYDDFLAEVSIINRLRHKNIVPLIGWSYNKGVPLLVFEFMRNGSLDQHLFHRGGGGTRQRNTDGAIRQWATRYEIIRGVATGLHYVHHEYEPMVLHRDIKASNIMLDSSFQARLGDFGLACTVSVDRNSVTGMGGTWGYIAPEYPVSRKATRQTDIYALGVLILEVVTGLRALADHEVVDDDDMHITDRVWRLYREGRLLECVDAMLTDGSTPDDEEQLDTTDDVERLLLLGLACSNPNPSDRPTMPDVVRVIAKSAPPPQVPPQKPRFVWPPQEEGRSVTSDGGGSTVLLVGACRSVTFVAGRTIP; this is translated from the exons ATGGCGTTAGATCAGCCCAAGCAGCTTGTCTCATGTTTTCTCCTCCTGTTGACCATGGTGTCCTTGTCCCAGGCGAAGGCGCAGCAGTGCAAAAGCCCTGATTCCGACCAGGATCGGAGGACAAACTACACCATGGACAATGCCTTCGAATTCCATCTGATCGACAAAGCATCCGGCAGGGTCATCAGCTTCGCCCGTAACTCCTTCTCCAACTCCAATGTGAGTAACACGGTTGACCTCAGCTTCCTCCGTGACCTCTTCGTGTCTGATTCCTATGTGAACAATACAGTAGCGTTGTCCACCTTCGGTCTATGGCGACCTCTCTCGCGTGTTCGCTACGAGCTGCTGGGGTCGTTCAGCGTCACCATCGTCTATCAGCCGCTGCCGGACCAGAGCCTTAGTGGCCTCGCCTTCCTCATCATCCCTTTCTCCGACCGAACGGATCTCGTGTACGGGGCAAATAGCTCCTTGGCGAAGCAGCTGGTGGCCAGCGATGTCGGCTCGCTCCACCTTTTGAAACCTACATCTGGAAGCGCTCCCGTCTCCGGTAGCTCCGTCTCCGCCTCCGCCAGGATTGGTGCGCTGGCTAACCTCACGGCCAGAAGGTACGATAGTAGCGTCATGGTTGTCGATATCAACATCGATCAGGTGGCAGCTGCCATGTCTAGCTATTCGGTGTGGATCGACTACGACCGTGTGGGGCGTAGCCTGTCGGTCTACGTGGACTTTGCAGGCAAGCCCAAGCCTAACAAAACCATAGTTGAGACGCAGAACATCAGCAACCTGGATTCCCCATTCTTCTATTTTGGCCTCCTCTCCACCACCCAGCAGCGGCTTCGGGCTGGAGACATCACATGGAGCGCAACCGTCGACGACCTCCCTCCCCCTGTCTACTACCCCAACAAAGGCGGCTTCCTAACAAAGAAAGTAACCATCCTGTTCTCAGTCTTTGGGTCCGTAGCCGCTGCAGCCGCGATGGCTGCCGCCGTGGCATGCTACTTAAACTCGATGTACCGGCAGTGGCACAAGGACCTGGTCCAGCTCGCCAAATCCATGGAGCGCCTCCCTGGAGTCCCAACCAAGGTCGACTTCGCCGACATCAACAAGGCCACCCGCAACTTCCATGACGACATGAAGCTTGGTGGAGGCGGGTTTGGCACCGTCTATAGGTGCACGCTTCCCCCCGCCGCTTCCAAAATGGAGCGACAGATGGACGTTGCCATCAAAAGGTTTACGCGCGATGTGCAGAACCGCCGCTACGACGACTTCCTCGCCGAGGTCAGCATCATCAACCGGCTGCGCCACAAGAACATCGTCCCCCTCATCG GGTGGTCATACAACAAAGGAGTACCGCTGCTTGTGTTCGAGTTCATGAGAAACGGTAGCCTAGACCAACATCTCTTCCACAGAGGTGGCGGCGGCACCAGACAGCGGAACACTGATGGCGCCATCCGGCAATGGGCAACCCGCTATGAGATCATCAGGGGCGTAGCCACCGGCCTGCACTATGTCCACCACGAGTACGAGCCCATGGTGCTTCACCGTGACATCAAGGCAAGCAACATCATGCTGGACTCGAGCTTCCAGGCCCGTCTTGGTGACTTCGGCCTGGCCTGCACTGTCTCCGTCGACAGGAACTCCGTCACCGGCATGGGTGGCACCTGGGGCTACATCGCTCCAGAGTACCCGGTTAGCCGCAAGGCGACGCGGCAGACTGATATCTATGCGCTTGGCGTGCTCATCCTCGAGGTTGTCACTGGGCTGCGGGCATTGGCTGACCACGAGGTGGTGGATGACGATGACATGCATATCACCGATAGGGTGTGGCGTCTTTACCGTGAGGGAAGGCTACTGGAGTGTGTTGATGCCATGTTGACTGATGGTTCTACTCCGGACGACGAGGAGCAGCTAGATACTACTGACGATGTGGAACGCTTGCTGCTCCTAGGCCTGGCGTGTAGCAACCCAAACCCGTCAGACCGGCCAACCATGCCTGATGTGGTGCGGGTCATCGCCAAGTCGGCACCGCCACCACAGGTGCCTCCTCAAAAGCCAAGATTCGTGTGGCCACCGCAGGAAGAGGGACGTTCAGTGACCTCCGATGGTGGTGGTAGCACGG TTTTGCTCGTCGGTGCTTGCCGCAGCGTGACATTTGTTGCCGGCAGAACGATCCCTTGA